A stretch of DNA from Serinibacter arcticus:
GCAGCGTCGCACCACCGGCGCCCAGGACCACGTACATGAGCGTGTTCGCGAGCCAGCGCAGGAAGATCCCGTCGTTGTAGGCCAGCGTGTTGGCGATGTTGTCCAGCAGGGCGAAGGAGTCCCCGAAGGAGAACCCGAACGTGGACAGCAGATCCGGCTGCGTCTTCGTCGCACTGATCAGCAGCCACGCCAGCGGCAGCAGCGCGTACAGCAGCACGATCGCGGTCAACACCGTCAGCAGGACGTTCCGGCGGGGCTTGTCGTTGCTGTGAGCCTTGCGGGACCGCAGCCGCGGACCCGCGGAGCGGGACTTGGTGGTGGAGACGCCCACGGTCGTGGTGGGGGTGGTGGTGGTCATCAGGCGTCCTTCCGCATGCCGCGCAGCTGGACGACGTAGGCGATGACCATGGTGAAGATCCCCATGATGATCGCTACCGCAGCGGCGTAGTTGTACTGCTGACCGGCGAAGGACAGGTTGTAGGCGTACAGGTTCGGGGTGAAGTAGGTGGTGATCGCGTTCGGCGCCAGCTTCTGCAGGATCGAGGGTTCGTTGAAGAGCTGGAAGGACCCGATGATCGAGAAGATCAGCGCGACCGCGATCGAGCCCTGGATCGCGGGCATCTTGATGTGACGGATCACGTGATGCTGCCGCGCCCCGTCCAGCTCGGCCGCCTCGTACAGCGAGACCGGGATCGTGCGGAGGCTGGAGTAGAAGATCAGCATGTTGTAGCCCACGAACGACCACGTCACGATGTTCCCGATCGCCAGCAGCACCCACTCCGGCCCCAACGGGTTGGGGATGCTCCACCCGAAGAAGTCGTTGATGTAACCCACCAGCCCGAACCTCGGCCCGTACATGAACCCCCACATCAGAGCCGCGACCACCGCCGGCACCGCGTACGGCATGAACACACTGATGCGGAAGAAGTCCTTCCCGTACAGGCGGCCCGAGTCCACCGCCAGGGCCACGAGCATCGCGATCCCCAACATGATCGGAACCTGCACCACCAGGAACAGGCTCACCCGGCCCACACCGTTCCAGAACTGCGCATCACCGAACGCCCGGACGTAGTTGTCCAACCCCACGAACACCGTCCCCCCACCAGCTGGGAACGGAACAGGGAGATGTACAGGGAGTAGGCCAACGGTGCGATGAACACCAACGTGAACACCGCCATGAACGGCCCCACAAAACCCCACCCACCCCACGCCACCCGCGGACGACGTGGACGCGCTGAGCCTCCGACGCGACCGGTGGCCGCATCGAGCGTGGGTGGAGCTGGTGCGATGGTCACGTCGTCGTCCTCTGCCTGTCGAGATGGTCCGGGGCCTGCCGTGGTGCGCCCGCTGAGGGGCGCACCACGGCGAGGTGCGTGCTACTCCGCCAGGTGGGCGAAGCGGTAGAGGAACGCCGCCATGGCGTCCCGGTTGATCGGGACGAGGGGCTGGAACAGGGACGTCCCGTCGTTGCCCTTCCACCCGGTCGCGATCTCCTCGTGAGCGAGCCAGGAGATCTCCGCGTAGTACTGGTTGTCCGTGGCCACGTCGACGAACGGCGAGGTCTCCGGCGCCTCGAAGGCGGGCGAACCGGCCGCGCGGTAGAGGAACGCCGCCATTGCGTCGCGGTTGATCGGGCTGAGCGGACGGAACTCCCGCTCCCCGCTCGCCGTGACCCACCCCGTGGTGATCTCCTGCTCGGCCAGCCAGGCGATCTCGTCGTAGAACAGGTCGTCCGTGGCCACGTCGACGAACGGCGAGGTCTTCGGCGCCTGGAACTCGGGCGAGCCTGCCTCGCGGTAGAGGAACGCCGCCATCGCGTCACGGTTGATCGGGCTGAGCGGACGGAACTCCCGCTCCCCCGAACCCGTGACCCATCCTGTGGAGATCCCCTGCTGCGCGAGCCAGCTGATCTCGAACGAGAACTGCGTGCTCGGGGTGACGTCGACGAAGCTGATCGTCTCGTCACCCTCGATCGTGACCTCGTCCCAGATCGTCGCCGTCCGCTCGAAGACCACGGCGAGCCGGACCGCCGTCCCGGGCTCGAGGTCGCTCGGGAGCGTGATGCTGCCGCGCTGCTCGCCGTCGAACGCCACCGCTCCCAGCGGGACGGTGTCGTCCCCGACGATCACGTAGACCTCACCCTCGACGTCCGCGTTGCGCGGCAGCCCCGTCGGGGTGAACCGGGCGGCGTCGAGCTCGATCGCCGCCCCGGCGTCGACCGTGGTCGGCACGACGAGATCGGCGTCCGCCCGGGCCGGCGTGAGGTCGGTGGCCGACGGTGCACGGCGCACCAGCTGCCAGTCCTGGGTGCCGTCGGTGGTGGCGTTCTGGATCGTCACCGGGGCGTCGGGCGCCGAGCCCGTGAGGTAGCGGCCGCTGTTCGAGGCGACCTGCAGGCGGACGTGGCCCTCCTCGCCGTCGACCAGTCGCCACGAGCCGCCGACTGAGTCGTCGACCCACTGACCGACGCGCTGGCCGACGCTCGGGTTGCCGGTCCAGATGGCCGCGGCGCGACCGCCGGCGGCATTGAGGAGCGTCACCGCGCCGCCCGGCTTGGTCACCGGACGCCAGTACTGCGTGTCGGGAACGGTGGCCGAGCCGGCGGCCTCGAGCTGCACGTCCGGCTCGTCGAAGGAGCCGAGGTTGGCGTCGTTGACCGAGTCGCCCGTGCCGAGCACCTGACCGGTCGCACGGTTCACGAGCTGGTAGTAGGCGCCGTCGGAGTCACCGATGTCGACGTGCGCGAACCGGAGCACGGCCGAGCTGGTCGGGCCGCCCCACGTGCCCTGGAGGATGAGCAGCTGACCGGTGCCCTCGACGTACTGGAGGTTGCGGCTGTAGCCCGAGCCGAGGGTGGTCTGGTATTCGACCCACCGGCCGTCGCTCCGGCCGGACTCGTTCACCCAGATGCTGCCGCTGCCGGACGCGTTGTAGACCAGACGGCCGTCCTCGAGGTGCAGGAGGACCGGGCTGCCGCCCATCGCGAGCGTGCGCGATCCCGGGGCGACCGGGAGCTGGTTGACACCGAGCCCCACGTCGCTCGGCGCCGAGCCGAACTCGCGCGGATCGTCGGCGATCTTGAACCGGGTGTTGGCCCCACCACCGAAGTACTCGAAGGTCATCAGCCACTTGCCGTCGGTCGTCGGGACGACCGTGGTCATGCCGGGACGGCCGCCACCGATCTGCGACGTGCCCGCGACGTCCTCGGTCAGACCGGCGACGTCGATCACCGGCTCGCTCCACGGCGCGGCGGTGCCGTCCCACGTGCGGTGGACGAGCACCTGGCCGTGGGAGTCCGTGGCGGTGTCGTTCGCCGGGTTGATCACCGGCACGCCCGTCGTCGGGTCCACCGAGAGGTAGTCGTTCTCGTCGGAGTAGTACACGATCAGCTCGCCGTCGTGCACCATCAGGTGCGGCTCCCAGAGCGGGTCGACCTGGCGGTGGAGGTTCGCGGTCGAGACGTTGGAGCCGGTCGCGCCGGCGCTGCCGCCCTGCCACCCGCCCTCCGCCACGATGTGCTCGAAGGCCCACGTGGCGCCGTCGTCGGTGCTGGAGTACAGCGCGATCGCGAGGTTCTCGCGGTCACCGTCGTTGTTCGGGACCCACGAGGGGTCGGCGGCCTTGCGCTCGGTGTAGTACCGGTCCTCGCCGGAGACGATCGAGGACAGCAGGAGCGTCCCCTCCTCGAGGTCGCCGACGGTCTCGGGGAGCACGTAGAGGTTCGGGTTGGTCCAGTTGCTCGTGTATTGCGCGACCTCGGGGTCGTCGGACAGGTACGCCGGGGCGGGGACCTCAGCCAGCGGGGCCCACGTGTCGCCGTAGTCGTCCGAGGCGTAGATCGGCAGCGTCAGGCCGGTGGCCCCGCCCGAGGCGGGGACCACGGTCGCCCGCTCGAAGGAGGCGACCAGGCGACCGTTCGGCAGCTGCGTCGATTTCGGGTAGACGGCGCAGTTGCCGCGGCCCTTGAGGCAGTCGGCGGTGTCGGGCAGTTGGTAGAGCGTGCCTCCCGTCGGCGTGTAGGCCGCCGCGCTGACGGCGGTCGTGGCCGCGAGGGCGATCGCCGCGACGACGGCGGACGTGCGTGCGAGGACGCGGGTGCGGGTCTGCGTGCGCGGCATCTCAGTTGCCTTCCTCGACGGTGAAGCCCTGCTCGTTGCCGTAGCTCACGATGCTCTGCTGCCAGTCCGTGAGACCGAGGTTGAGGTCCGCGTCGCTCGTGTAGGAGCTTCCGACGGTGTCCCCGAAGATGCTGTTGGCGTAGACCTGGAACGGCAGGTACTGCCAGCCCGAGGCGACGTTGTCCGAGGCCTCGACGAGGACCTTGTTGACCTCCTGGCCGCGGAAGTACTCCGGCGCCCAGGCCAGGAACTCCTCGTCGTTCAGGTCGGCGGTGGTGGCGGGGAACCCGCCACCCTCGAGGAAGACCTCGACGCCGTCGCCGTTGTTCAGCCAGCGCAGGAACGCGGCGGCCAGCGCGGGGCTGTCGGTCTGCTTGATCACGGACTGGGCGCTGCCGCCGTTCTCGGCGGTCTCGGTGGCCCCGTCGTAGCTCGGGACGGGGGCGACCTGCCAGTCTCCGGCGCCGTCGGGCACGGAGGCCTCCATCATCCCGGGCATCCAGGCGCCCGTGATGATCGTGGCGATCGAGCCGTCGTTCAGGCTGCGGTACCAGTCGTCGCTCCAGGTGGGCACGTCGGACAGGAGGCCCGGCTGGAGGAGCTGGTTCCACATGTCGGCCCAGCGCTGCGTGCCCTCGTCCTGCAGGTCCACGGTGACCGTGTCGCCCTCGACCTGGTAGGGGCGGCCGCCGGCCTGCCAGATGAGCGGCTGCGCGAAGCCGGGGTCACCGCCGTCGGAGGTGATGTAGCGGCTCGGGTCGGCGGCGTGCAGCGCCTCGCCCGCGGCGACGTACTCGTCCCACGTCGCCGGGACGTCGAGCCCGAACTTCTCGAACACGGCGGCGTTGTAGAGCATGACGAGCGGCCCCGAGTCCTGGGGCAGGCCGAAGATGCCGCCGCCCTGGCTGACCGACTCCCAGGTGGAGGCGGTGTAGTCGTCCTCGAGGTCACCGAAGCCGTAGGGCGTCAGGTCGAGCAGACCGTCGGTGAGGGAGAACTGCTGGATCGCGTAGTACTCGATCTGCGCGACGTCAGGGGCGCCGCTGCCGGCCTGGATGGCGTTCTGCAGCGTCGTGTACTGGTCGGTGGCGGTCCCGGCGTTGACCACCTCGACGGTGACGTTCGGGTGCTCGGCCATGAACGCCTCGGCCTGAGCCTCGCCGGCGGGGGTCCACGTCCAGTAGGTGAGCTCTCCGCCCTCCTCGAGGGCGGCGTCGAGTGCCTCGGCGGAGGCGTCGCCGCCACCGGCGTCGCCGTCGGAACCGCCGGGGCTGCAGGCGGCGAGGGTGAGGCCGACCGCGGCCGCGAGGGTGGCTGCTGCGACCCTGCGGCGAGCGTGGGATGTCGTGGTCACTGGTGCTCCTAGTTCACATCGTTGTGCGGGATGGGGTGGGACGGAAGATGCGGCTCAGGGGTGGGAGCCGGGGCCCACCAGGACGCGAACGTCCCAGGGGGCGAGGACGAGGGGCTGCGCGGGGTCGCACCGCTCCCCCGAGATCGCGTCGACGAGGTCGGCCTCGGGACGCAGGGCGAGGCTCTGCGCCTCCCACGACCAGCCGAAGACGAACCAGAGGCGTTCACCCCGGGCGTTCGCGCCGGACGTGACGGTCACGGAGGCGGGCGGGTCGAGGAGGAGCTGGTCGACGAGCGCCGCCGGGGAGGCCCAGCGCACGAGCGCCGCCGCGGCCGCCGGGTCCGGGACGAAGCCGACGGTCGTGACCCGCCCGGAACCGTGCGCGTTCGTGGTGATCGCGGCGAAGTCGCCGAACCGGGGGTGGGCGTAGGTGGCGAGCGTCTCGCCGGTGTCCGGCCGGAGGCCGTCGACCCACAGGCGGGCGCGGCCACCGGCCGGGAGGGTGAGCGCGTCGCCGGTGGCGAGCAGCTCGATGTCGTCCTCCAGGTTGGAGTACTCCTCGTAGCTGACGCCGGCCGCCTCGGTGAGCCGGGGAGGGCTGACCGCCACCCGGGCGCGGGCCTCGTGGTCGGCGTAGCCGGTCCGGGGACCGAGCACCAGGTGGCCGCCGAGGGCCGCGTACTCGCGGAGCAGGTCGAGCTCGGCGTCGGTCGCGACGTACGCGCCCGCCGCGATCAGCACGGGGAAGCGGGTAACGAGCGCCTCGGCACCGAGCGCCAGCGCCTGCTCGAGATGGAGGATACGAGCCTGCCGGCCGGCGTCGACGACCCCGCGGTAGAACGGGTCGACGATGTGCTCGTAGGACTCCTCGTCCCCGGCGCCGTCGACCGCGAACGGGGGCATGAACTGCAGGCCGTAGCGGCTCGGCACGGACCAGAGGACGGCCACGTCGGCGTCGGGCTCGAAGCCCTCCGTGCGCGGTCCGACGGCGGCCAGCTGGCTCCCGAGCTCGCTCACCTCGCCGTACACCCGGCCGGGCACGAGGCTGTGCGGCAGCACGCCGCCCCAGTAGGTCTCGGCGCCGTAGGGCAGCGTGTGCCAGTGCCAGTACTCGATCGTGGAGGCGCCGCGCGAGATGAAGGCGAACGCCGCCTGGCGCAGCTGGCCCGGGTAGGGCGGGAAGCTGTGGGAGGAGTCGTCGATGGCCTGCGCGTTGGTCTCGGTGACGAGGTAGCGGGCCTGCTTGGAGGAGAACAGACGGTCGGCCTGCCGCAGCAGCCCGGCCACGCCGGTGGTCGTCCAGTAGTTCAGCTGCGAGCGCTCGACGCCGTGCTCGAGCCGGTCCTGCATGCCGTAGTACGGGTTGCCTGCCGTGACGTCGAGCGCCTCGAACACCTCGCGGTCGTCGACGCCGCGGCGCGGGTACTGCAGGCAAGTCATCACGAACTGGTCGTCCGTGGAGTACTCGCGGACGATCCCGGCCTGCCACGCGATGAACTCGGTGGTCTGCTGCGCCTGGAAGCGGCGCCACGCGAGGTCGTACTGCGGGAAGGAGTTGCCGTCCGGACGCCACAGCTCGGAGAAGTCCGCGATCCGGTGCGACCAGTAGGTCAGGCCCCACTCGCGGTTCAGCGTCTCGGCGTCGCCGTAGGTCGCCCTGAGGTGGCGCACGAACCGCGTGAAGACACCGTGGTTGTGGAAGAGCTCGAGGCCCGGCTCGTTGTCGACCTGGAAGCCGATGACGGCGGGGTGCTCGGCGTACCGGGCGACCACCTTGCGGATCACCCGCTCGGCGTGGAAGCGGAACGCCGGGTGGGTGTAGTCGACCTCCTGGCGGGCGCCCCACGGGATCCGCTCCCCCGTGCGTCGCTCCCCGGCGATCTCCGGGTAGCTGACCTGGAGCCACGGCGGCACGGCGTAGGTGGGGGTCCCGAGGATGACGGCGAGGCCCCGCTCGTGCGCGGCGTCCAGCACCGGGGCCAGCCACTCGAGGTCGAAGACGCCGTCGGACGGCTCCCAGGTGGACCACACGGACTCGCCCACCCGGATCAGCGTGATGCCGGCCTCGACCATGAGGTCCAGGTCGAGGTGCAGGCGGTCGGTCTGGTGGTACTCGGGGTAGTAGGCGACCCCGAGGTGGATCCCGGGGGAGGCGGTGGTCTGCGTCGTCGTCGACATGCTGCGAGCTCCGTGGTCGTGGCGGGTGCTGCGAAGCACCGTACGCCAGGACGTTACCGGAAACAAGTGACCGGAAACATTGCGCGGCCGCAACGATGTTGTCGCTAACATGCCGCGACGTGTGAGAGCCGTCTAGGATGAGCCGGGAGAGCCGGGAGAGAGCCACCCGGCCCGAGCGAGGAGCAGGGCCTCATGACGACGGAGTCGACGCGCGGGACCCGGAAGCCGGCGACGATCTACGACATCGCGCGCGAGGCCGGCGTCTCCCACCAGACCGTGAGCCGCTACATCCGTGGATACGCCGGCATCATGCCCGCCACTCGCGAGAAGGTTGCGCAGGCGATCCAGACTCTTGACTACCGCCCCAACCTCACGGCTCGTTCGCTTACCACCGGACGGTCTCACCGCATCGGAGCGCTCACCCACGAGCTGGGCCAGGTGGGGCCGAGTCACATCGTGCAAGGAGCGAGCGACGCCGCTCGGGAAGCCGGCTACCTGCTCGACATCGTCGCTCTGGACGCTAGCGATCCCGCCGCCATTCAGAGCGCCCTCACCCTTCTCATGCAGCACGATCTCGCGGGGATTCTCGCTCTCGTCTCCACCGACGAGATGCGCCGCGCCTTCGACCGAACTCAATTTGTCGTACCTGCCGTTGTCGCGGGCGAGTCGGACGAGAGCGTCGCGGCAACCCGGTCGCAGCTCACCGCGGTCGGAGTTCCCGCACTGCTCACACACCTCGCCGAGCTCGGCCACCGCCAGGTGATCCACATCGCGGGACCCGATGCCTGGTCTGCCGCCAGGAACCGCTCACGAGCCTTCGAGGCCGCTGCCGAGACCCTCGGTGTGACGATCGTGCGCACGGTCCAGGGAGACTGGTCAGCATCCTCGGGCTACGAGGCGATCATCGGACTGGATCCCGCGACGATCCCGACGGCGCTCGTGGCGGCGAACGACCAGATGGCACTCGGAGCCATGCTGGCACTTAGCGAGCACGGACTGCGCGTGCCCGAAGATGTGAGCGTCACCGGCATCGACGACATTCCCGAAGCCGCCTATCTCAACCCTCCCCTGACGACCCTTCGGCTCGACTTCCACGCCGACGGCGCCGAGGCCGTCACCCGACTCGTCGACACGATCGAAGGCCGGGAGACCCGAGCGCCGCACGGCCTGGTGTCAGAGCTCGTCCTGCGTCGATCCACGGCACCCTCGAAAACCAGGAACTAGCCGAAACTGTCGCGTAGTCACGGGTCTCGGTCCCGCCAGGCGGCCTGCTTCTTCCTCAGCTGCCGCCGGATGAGCACCGTTGGGGCGGAAACGATGCGCACCGGACCGACACGGGGCGCGACCTGGGCGCCGGTCTTCGTCTACGACCGCATCCATGACACCGCAGCCCTGACGCAGCTGCGCGATCTGGCACAGGCCGGTGTTCTCACGCTCCGCGCCGCTGGGACTACTCCATCGAGCAGGTCGCCGAGGCACACCGACGCGTAGAGAGAGGCGGGCTGCGGGGACGACCCGTGCTGATGTTCTGACGAACGGACGGGGAAGCTCCCGGCCACAGCTTTCATCGACCGAGGGGTGGAGCGGACCCGACAGGCGCTCAGAGCATCTACAGTCCCGCCGCTCTCGACCCTGGGCGCAAAAGCTGCGAATTGGGTTGTCCGGAGTGCACCTCTGCGCGGCCCGGCGGCGGTTCGATGATCCGCAGAACCCTAGGAGAGGCAGAGACCTCTCTGCCTGTCTTCTCACACGACGTCAGGGCCGTTCACCTCCTGAGGCGGGTGGCGCCGTCGTCGTTGTTCCGCCTGTCGTTGGCACCTCTTTCGATGACGATCGTCAGGTCGATGTCTGAGCGCATCTCAGCATCCCGAATGGGCCACCTCTTGAGGTTGCGCTGGGGGTGACGCGCCAGCTGCTGCGTTCATGGGAGTACCTCGACCCGTCGGGTGCTTGTGATCTTTTCGAGGTGCCGGGTGTCGAGGTACTCCTTGAGCGAGTGGATTCGGCCGGCCCTGACGTGGAAGAGGAAGAGGATGTGGTTGTCGTAGCGGTGTCCGTTGACGGCCTGGGCGGTGGGGTGGATCTCGACCGCGGCCCGGTCGCCGTCGGCCAGGATGTCGCCAACGGTGAGGTCGTGCGGAACGGCGATGGCCGAAGCGACGGTGTGCATCAGGGCAGCGATCTCGGCCTTGGGGTGGGTGCTCAGGAGGGTGAACCCGTCGGTTTCGCCCATGATCTGCCAGGTTCCGTCCTCGTGGAACAGATCAAGCAGGGCCTGGGTGTCCCCCTCGAGCATGTGTTGAAGAAACTTCTTGGCGGTGGCGCGAGAGCTTGCGGTGTCCGGGGTGTCAGTGGTCATGACGGTGCTCCTTGGCGTGGTTGGGCTCAGGTCGTGGAGGGGGTGACTCCCGTGCCCTGGGCGGCGAGGGCAAGTGAGCGCAGGCGCTGGTCCAGGGTGGGTGCTTGGTGGGCGGTGATGAGCTCGTCGGCTCGGATGCTCGCGGCGAAGTCGCGCAGGTACGTTGCGACGTCGGTGGTGTCGCCGACGGCGGTGTAGTGCATCAGTTGGTCGAAGTGGGCATCGGCGGGTCCCCGTAGAAGTGCGTCGGCGGTGTCTTCGTCCACGTCCTGACCGGGCCGCGCCAGGGCCGCGGCGGCGTCGCGCCGGATCTTCAGGCGGATGGCGAAGGCTTCCTCGCGAGTGTCGGCAGCGATGACGTTGACCCCTGCGATCAGGTAGGGACGTGGGGTTTGGGGTGAGGGTTCGAAGTGGGTGCGGTAGGTCTCGGCGGCCTCGTGGAGGAGCGAGGGAGCGAAGTGGCTGGCGAAGGCGTAGGGAAGGCCGAGGCGGGCGGCGAGGACGGCGCCGAAGAGTGAGGTTCCCAGGATGTAGAGCGGGACGTGGGTCCCACTTCCCGGGATGGCCTGAACTCCCGGCACCGGCGGGGTGTCGCTGAGTAGTCCCTGGAGTTCTCGGACGTCCTGGGGAAAGTCGTCGGCTGCGCTGGGGCGGCGGCGCAGCGCTGCGCTGGTGAGGGCGTCGGACCCTGCGGCCCGGCCCAGGCCGAGGTCGATGCGTCCGGGGTGGAGCGCTTCGAGGGTGCCGAACTGCTCGGCCACGACCAGGGGCGAGTGGTTGGGGAGCATGACCCCGCCGGCGCCCACACGGATGTGGCGGGTGTGGGCGGCGATGTGGGCGATCAGGACGGCGGTGGCCGAGGAGGCGATGTTGGGCATGTTGTGGTGCTCGGCGTACCAGACGCGGGAGTATCCCGATGCTTCGGCCTGCTGGGCGAGGGTGACGCTGGCGGCGAGGCTCTCACCGATGCTCTGGTGTGGGGCCACGGGGGCGAGGTCGAGGACGGACAGCTTGAGAGTCACGGCATCTCCTGGATGGGTTGACTGGTCGAGGGAGGGTCGCGTGTCTGCTTCGAGCTAGTGCACGGCGCCGATGGGGCGGGGTTGGCGGCCCTCTTGACGGTGAAGGACAGGAGCGCCGCGATCGCGGCCAGGACGGCGCCCCACAGGAAGGCAGCGTGAATCCCGGCGGCCTGTGCGGCGACCGGGTCTGTCCCCTCCGAGAGGGCCGAGTTGGAGACCGCAGTCATGACGGTGATGAACAGGGCGGTGCCGGCTGCGCCCGCGAGCTGCTGGAGGGTGTTGGTGATGGCGCTGCCGTGGGAGTAGAGCTCGCTGCGAAGTGATCCGAGGGTGGTGGTCAGCAGTGGCGTCATCACCAGGCCGAGACCGATGTTGAGGACGACGTGGGTCGTGATGATCTGCGTGAGGGTGCTGGAGTCGTTGAGCAGGTACATCCCCAGCAGTGCCAGGGCCACGACGAAGGATCCCGGCACCACCAGCGGTCGAGGGCCGATGCGGTCGTAGGCCCGACCGACGAACGGGGCGAGGATGCCCATGGCCAGACCACCAGGCAGCAGGGCAAGGCCGGTCTGGAGGGTCCCGAGCCCCATGACCTGCTGGAGGTAGATCGGCAGCAGGATCAACGTTCCGAACAGGCCGAGCATCGAGACCATGATCATCACGATCCCGAGGGAGAAGGCCCGTACCCGGAACGGACGCAGATCGAGCAGCGCCGCGTCTCGTCGCTGAAGTGAGATCTGACGCAGGACGAACACCGCAAGGGCCACGACGCCGGCGATGAGCGGGACGATCGGAGACATCGAGCCCTGGGTGGATCCGCCCTTACCGATCGCACTCAGCCCGAAGACCAGGCCACCGAAACCGACGGCGGATAGGACCACCGACAGTGCATCGAAGGGCGTGCTGCGGCGAGCGGAGAAGTCCTTGACCAGGACTGCGCCGACGGCCAGCACGACCAGAGCGATCGGCAGCACGGTCAGGAACATCCACTGCCAGCCGAGCGAGTCCAGGATGAAGCCCGAGAACGTCGGCCCGACGGCGGGCGCCACCGCGATCACGATCGAGATCAGCCCCATCGTGCTGCCGCGCCGAGAGACCGGCACGAGCGTCAGCACGGTCGTGGTCATCAGCGGCAGGATGATCGCGGTCCCGATCGCCTGGACGACGCGGCCGGCAACCAGGAGGGAGAAGGAGGGGGCGACAGCGCACAGCAGCGTCCCGATCGTGAACAGGGTCAGAGCGGCGACGAAGACAGCCCGGGTGGAGTAGCGCTGGAGCATCAGCCCTGTCGTGGGGATGACCACGGCCATCGTCAGCAGGTACCCGGTCGTCAACCACTGGGCGGTGGCTGCGTCCACCGAGAACTCCACCATCAGCGTCGGCAGCGCCACGCTCATGATCGTCTCGTTGAGGATCATCACGAATGCGCCGGCCAGCAGCAGGCCGATGACCAGCTTCAGCGGGCGGGGCAGTCGATCGGACGAAGCGGCGACATTTGTGAGCGCGTGCTGGTCGTCCTCGGTGGCAGAGAGAGCCAAGAGCGTGTCCCTTCGAGTGATCGCTCGAGTCCCGAGCAGTGCCACTCTACGACCCACGTGACAGTCACTGTCAAACGAGCGGGCTGGTAGCATCTCCGGCATGACGACGACCTCACCACTCCGCGACGTCGCGCGCCGAGCAGTCCACGCTGAGATTGCCTCGACTGCCGAGCGGCTCTTCCGTGAGCACGGCTTCGACGCCACGACCGTGGACCAGATCGCCGCAGCCGTGGGGATGTCACAGCGCACGTTCTTCAGGCACGTGGGCGGCAAGGACGACCTCGTGCTGTCCACGTTCGTCGAGCAGGGGCAAGCGATGGTCGAGGCTGTCGCCGCTCGGCCCGATGACGAGGACCTGTGGGTCTCGCTGCGTCACGGCTTCGCCCCGGCGATCGCATTCCACAACGACGCCGCCGGCCAGGAGCGGGCGATGCTGATGTGGTCGATCGTGGAGTCCAGCCCGACCCTCCGGGCTGCCTACCTGGAACGGATGGAGACCGTGCAGCGCCAGCTCATCGAGTGCCTGGCCTCGCGGAGCGACGCACCCGAGCGACCCGTCGTCTGCGCAGTCGTGGGCGCCGCCTTCGCCGCCCTGAATGCTACGCAGGGCCAATGCGACCACCTGCGAACCTCGAGCCAGGTGGCCACAGAGCTCGACGCCGTGATGGGGGCGCTCACCCCGCGCATCTCACGCGCCTGACGAG
This window harbors:
- a CDS encoding LLM class flavin-dependent oxidoreductase; amino-acid sequence: MTLKLSVLDLAPVAPHQSIGESLAASVTLAQQAEASGYSRVWYAEHHNMPNIASSATAVLIAHIAAHTRHIRVGAGGVMLPNHSPLVVAEQFGTLEALHPGRIDLGLGRAAGSDALTSAALRRRPSAADDFPQDVRELQGLLSDTPPVPGVQAIPGSGTHVPLYILGTSLFGAVLAARLGLPYAFASHFAPSLLHEAAETYRTHFEPSPQTPRPYLIAGVNVIAADTREEAFAIRLKIRRDAAAALARPGQDVDEDTADALLRGPADAHFDQLMHYTAVGDTTDVATYLRDFAASIRADELITAHQAPTLDQRLRSLALAAQGTGVTPSTT
- a CDS encoding MDR family MFS transporter, translated to MALSATEDDQHALTNVAASSDRLPRPLKLVIGLLLAGAFVMILNETIMSVALPTLMVEFSVDAATAQWLTTGYLLTMAVVIPTTGLMLQRYSTRAVFVAALTLFTIGTLLCAVAPSFSLLVAGRVVQAIGTAIILPLMTTTVLTLVPVSRRGSTMGLISIVIAVAPAVGPTFSGFILDSLGWQWMFLTVLPIALVVLAVGAVLVKDFSARRSTPFDALSVVLSAVGFGGLVFGLSAIGKGGSTQGSMSPIVPLIAGVVALAVFVLRQISLQRRDAALLDLRPFRVRAFSLGIVMIMVSMLGLFGTLILLPIYLQQVMGLGTLQTGLALLPGGLAMGILAPFVGRAYDRIGPRPLVVPGSFVVALALLGMYLLNDSSTLTQIITTHVVLNIGLGLVMTPLLTTTLGSLRSELYSHGSAITNTLQQLAGAAGTALFITVMTAVSNSALSEGTDPVAAQAAGIHAAFLWGAVLAAIAALLSFTVKRAANPAPSAPCTSSKQTRDPPSTSQPIQEMP
- a CDS encoding TetR family transcriptional regulator; this encodes MTTTSPLRDVARRAVHAEIASTAERLFREHGFDATTVDQIAAAVGMSQRTFFRHVGGKDDLVLSTFVEQGQAMVEAVAARPDDEDLWVSLRHGFAPAIAFHNDAAGQERAMLMWSIVESSPTLRAAYLERMETVQRQLIECLASRSDAPERPVVCAVVGAAFAALNATQGQCDHLRTSSQVATELDAVMGALTPRISRA